In Trueperaceae bacterium, the genomic stretch CACGCGGTGCGCGGCCGGGAAGCCGAGGCCGGCGTCGCGAGCGAGCACGTCGGCGAGCTCCGTGGCGGTCGTGTCGGTGGCGGCGGCCGCCTGCGCGAGCCGTCCGCGATCGAAGTCGCCGCCGGAGAGGCAGGCCGCGACGAGCTCCAGCGCCCCGCCGAGCTGGCGGTGCAGGGTCACGAGCCCGCCCTGGATGTCCGGGCCGAAGTCGTTGAGGTCGGTGAAGGGGATGTTGTGGCTCGAGTAGGTGACCATGCCGGCAGAGCCCAGCGCGCGCGAGAGGCGCGTGCGGGCGTGCTCGAGCGCCACGGGGTTGCGCTTCTGGGGCATGATCGACGAGCCCTGCACGAGGTCGTCGGCGAGCCGGTAGTGGTCGGCGGCCGCCCACGACAGGAGGTCGTTGACGAAGCGGCCGAGGTCGAGCGCCAGCGAGGTCGCGACCATCGCGAGGTCGACCTCCCAGTCCGAGGAGGCGACGGCGTCGTAGGTGTTGGTGACGGGCCCGTCGAAGCCGAGCGCGGCGGCCGTCGACGCCCTGTCGATGGGGTGCGACGTGCCCGCCAGCGCCGCCGCGCCCAGGGGGCAGCGGTTCATGCGCGCGTACGCCTGCAGGGCGCGCTCGGAGTCGCGCGCCAGCATGTCCTCGACGGCCGAGAGGTAGTGCGCGACCGTGGTGGGCTGGCCGGGCCGGTGGTGGGTCTGGGCGATGAGGACCGTGTCGAGGTGCGAGCGCGCCCTGTCGAGCAGCAGCCGCCTGACCTCCGCGAGCCGCAGGCCGACGTCGAGCAGCAGCTCGCGCCCGTGCATCTTGTAGACGGTCATGTCGAGGTCGTTGCGGCTCAGCCCCAGCCGGATGAGGCCGACGGCGTCGCCGTAGCGGGCCTCGAGCACGCGCTGCAGCGCGAAGTAGAGGTCGGGGACGTCATCGGCCTGCACCGGCACCGGCTCCTCGTGCAGCGCGACCAGCCCCGCCCGCAGCGCGGCGCCCCGCTCCCGCACCGCCGGCGCGGCGTGCGCCGGCAGCGCCAGGACGGCGTCGAGGTGGGCCGTCATCGCGTCGATGAAGTGGTGCAGCAGGTGCTCGCCCGCGAACCGGTAGTCGAGGGCGAGAACCTGCCCGCGGTAAGCCGGATGCCACGTCATGCAGCTAGGTCCCCTCGGTGGCCGCGCCCTGGCGCGCGCGGGCGGCGGCCGGACGACGTCCGGTGCGAGGGCACGATACCCGGCGGGGGTCCGCGCCTGTCGTCGCCGGGTAGCTGCGAGGCTAACGCGGCCTCAACGCTAGCGCCAGGGCAGGGCGCTGCCCTTCCACACGGTGCCGGCGCGGCGCAGGACGTCGCGCGTGCG encodes the following:
- a CDS encoding lyase family protein; protein product: MTWHPAYRGQVLALDYRFAGEHLLHHFIDAMTAHLDAVLALPAHAAPAVRERGAALRAGLVALHEEPVPVQADDVPDLYFALQRVLEARYGDAVGLIRLGLSRNDLDMTVYKMHGRELLLDVGLRLAEVRRLLLDRARSHLDTVLIAQTHHRPGQPTTVAHYLSAVEDMLARDSERALQAYARMNRCPLGAAALAGTSHPIDRASTAAALGFDGPVTNTYDAVASSDWEVDLAMVATSLALDLGRFVNDLLSWAAADHYRLADDLVQGSSIMPQKRNPVALEHARTRLSRALGSAGMVTYSSHNIPFTDLNDFGPDIQGGLVTLHRQLGGALELVAACLSGGDFDRGRLAQAAAATDTTATELADVLARDAGLGFPAAHRVVADLVGRLAAEGRPLSAATPDDLVAVGGPRLESAALAQAVDPAAFVARRAGVGMPAPAAMSGRLVRAEERLGGDLRALRERKDALAAARARLREIGKEQV